A genomic region of Haliaeetus albicilla chromosome 8, bHalAlb1.1, whole genome shotgun sequence contains the following coding sequences:
- the LOC138686306 gene encoding uncharacterized protein: MGSRGSAMYEGECVSERASDGSPFLQAAEAAVTDGGASRDCVQSSAPTASGKELLQRVEENHQELHSAIQQLNTKEEKPCALLAAWLKEDEQENEALRQEVRHLEEALEEEEACHYQRKKEAETPETVLLEVVEAQLERDVLARRRGFCCWLQTLLLLLVGLELVVGFAVAAAVLHASCYHPGLFCRLLPPVLPEEAYADLAYALGKILPAVSEGRLPF, translated from the exons ATGGGAAGCAGGGGCAGCGCCATGTACGAGGGGGAGTGTGTCAGTGAGAGGGCATCTGACGGTTCCCCattcctgcaggcagcagaggctgcGGTGACTGATGGAGGAGCCAGCAGGGATTGTGTGCAGAGCTCCGCACCGACAGCAAGTGGTAAGGAGCTGCTGCAGCGTGTG GAGGAGAACCATCAGGAGCTGCACAGCGCCATACAGCAGCTCAACACTAAG gaggaaaagccctgtgccctgctggcagcctggctcAAGGAGGATGAGCAGGAGAATGAG gcGCTGCGTCAGGAAGTAAGACACCTGGAAGAGgcactggaggaggaagaggcctG CCACtatcagaggaagaaggaggcagAGACGCCGGagactgtgctgctggaggtggtggAAGCACAGCTG gagagggatgTGCTGGCGAGGAGACGTGGCTTCTGTTGCTGGCTGCA GACACTCCTCCTGCTCTTGGTCGGCCTGGAGCTGGTTGTCGGCTTCGCAGTGGCTGCCGCCGTGCTTCACGCCTCATGCTACCACCCTGGGCTCTTCTGCCGCCTGCTGCCGCCTGTGCTGCCTGAGGAGGCCTACGCCGATCTGGCATATGCACTGGGAAAGATCCTCCCAGCGGTCAGTGAGGGGCGGCTGCCTTTTTGA
- the LOC138686467 gene encoding uncharacterized protein isoform X1, whose amino-acid sequence MRLSPVRSLTMALCMLLLFPGTLQLCVHADCFVVRIEVLPEDLKQPPVVAESVASEWTSTIGLRSPRGWTRVRTAVAPEDLKQPPVVAESVASEWTSTIGLRSPRGWTRVRMAVAPEGLKQPPVGTESIASELHCPLRQLWDHLVQLDRTWQLCRAGQTLWLLHVVWTALGRWRNAKRPQGQGGGQTASTSVGTGRLGKHTVSRYELLCLMEAKIALLVRSLRHTHRLRLKELRHQYSSKVAQEEGWQPAEGSWAEGTSTDCNLSC is encoded by the exons ATGAGGCTCAGTCCAGTTCGATCTCTCACCATGGCTCTCTGCATGTTGCTTCTGTTCCCTGGTACCCTTCAGCTTTGCGTCCACGCCGACTGCTTCGTAGTCAGGATAGAAGTCCTTCCTGAAGACCTGAAGCAGCCACCCGTTGTCGCCGAGAGCGTGGCCTCCGAATGGACCAGCACCATTGGCCTTCGCAGCCCCCGCGGCTGGACCAGGGTCAGGACGGCCGTCGCTCCTGAAGACCTGAAGCAACCGCCCGTTGTCGCCGAGAGCGTGGCCTCCGAATGGACCAGCACCATTGGCCTTCGCAGCCCCCGCGGCTGGACCAGGGTCAGGATGGCTGTCGCTCCTGAGGGCCTGAAGCAACCGCCCGTTGGCACAGAGAGCATAGCCTCTGAGCTGCACTGCCCTCTGCGCCAGCTTTGGGACCACCTTGTCCAGCTGGACAGGACCTGGCAGCTTTGCAGGGCCGGGCAAACCCTGTGGCTGCTCCACGTGGTTTGGACTGCACTTGGCCGCTGGAGAAATGCGAAGAGACCCCAGGGACAG GGAGGTGGACAGACGGCCTCAACTTCCGTGGGGACAGGCCGCCTGGGAAAGCACACCGTCTCCAGATACGAATTGCTCTGCCTAATGGAGGCCAAAATCGCCTTGCTGGTCAGGAGCCTGAGGCATACCCACCGCCTCCGCCTGAAAGAGCTCCGGCACCAGTACTCCAGCAAGGTGGCACAAGAAGAAG GGTGGCAGCCAGCCGAAGGCTCGTGGGCTGAGGGCACCTCCACTGACTGCAACCTCTCCTGCTAG